Genomic window (Pseudovibrio brasiliensis):
TGATACCATCAAGAATGAAGAGGATGCCGCTCTTTACGGCAAGTATCATTCCGTCGGCTATCGTACAGCATTAGAAGCCAAAGATTATCTACTTAATGACCAAATCAGACGCGCTCAGGCCGCATTGAACACGCTTCAGTACTACCTTGATAAGATGGAAGAAATCCTAGATAAACAAGGTGCAAAAGGACCAAAACGTAAGTCAGGTAATAAAAAATCTGAACTTGAAAGTGAACTGGCCAATGCAGGTCAGTCAACTGTCAAGCCATCAGAAAAACTGGCCCAGGAACAGAGGCTAGAACGTGAAGACAGCTTTGATCCTGATGATGAGGAGAAAAGATCTAGCCTTCAAGACGCAATCACAGCAACAGACAAGCTTCTGGAAACCGCAAAAGCAAATGCCAAGGATTTACTGGATGCTTCGGAAGCCGAGTATTACGGCATGATCCTCCAGAAAGCTGAAGAGCACACCGCCGCAGCAAAAGACCACCTCGCGGATGCTAAGTTTGAAGAAGGCGAAAACAGTGTAGAGTATCTGAAAGTTGCTCTGGACACACTGCACGATGCTCACAAAGTAGGATTGTCAACGTCCCGACTTGTCCCAGGCTATGAAAAAGAGCTTGATGAGATTGGTAAGGAACTCAATCTAATCTACCTCAAACGGAATACGGTTAGCGATGCGAAGGACTTGGCTGAGTTTGATAAAGCTCGCAACGATGCAAGTGTATGTGTGTTCAACATAGCTCGATTGTTGAGGGATAAAAACATCCGTAAAGTCAAATACGAAATGGAGGCCCTACGATCTCACATGGGCAACCTGAATAAAGTCCTCGGCCGCCACGTCTCCAGACGCCAGAAGTTGAAGGACATGCTGAAGCGGAAGAAGAAGTAAGCTGGACAAAGTTAGAAGTGCAGCCTGACCCTAGTAATTATCAGGCTGCTCAACTCGTGCCTCAGTAGTCAAACAATCCAGATCCGGCGACGTCAAGCTTCGCAAAAACGCCTCAAGATCCATTCTCTCAGTACCCGTCAGCTTGAGAGGATGTATCCGTGGATCCTGTCCGGGCAGGCCTGATCCGCCTTGATCGTAAAACCTGACGACATCGGTCAGTGTGCTGAAGTGTCCATCATGCATGTAAGGTGGGGTGATGGTGAGGTTGCGTAGCGTTGGAGTGCGGAACTTCCAGCGGTCGGATGGGACTTCGGTGACTTCATAACGCCCCAGATCGGCCTCCCGCTTTGCACTAACGGAGAGCACCTTGGAAAAGTCCATCTGATGCACGACGCCCGGGGCAACCTGTACTGGGATGCTTGATGGTGGGTTTTGCCGCTCATTTTCTCGCATTTGACCATAGCCGGTGTCGTGAAACTGTTCATCGGTGAAAAGGGCGTAGTCCTCTTCGATCAAGTGACAACCGCTGCAGCCGCCTTTGCCTGTAAAGATCTCGAAGCCGCGTTTTGCTGCGTTAGAAACAGCCGCCTCATTTCCTCCATAGTGCCATTGGTCAAAGGGGCTGTTTCCAGCTATCACCGACCTTTGATAGGCCCCAAGGGCCATGCCGATGCGGTCGAGGGATGCATGTGCGCCAAAGGCGGCATCAAACAACGGCGTATACTCAGGCAAGCTGTTTAACAGCGAGACGACGTTACCTGCCGATGGGTTTGCCATTTCATTTCGTGCTGTGAGAGGGCTGATGAACTGGGTTTCCAGCGAAGGATCGCGCCCATCATGGAAGAGGGCGCTGAGATACCCAACATTGAGAATGCTGGGCGAATTTCGCTTGATGCTGCGTCCTTCAACACCGATCGCCGTGCTCAGCTCCCAGTTGGTGAACCCTTGCTCCGGCACATGGCACATGGCGCAGGACATAGTGCGGTTGATGGACAAACGCCGGTCAAAAAACAACTTGCGGCCCAGCTCAATCTTCGCACGAGTTGGCGGATTATCTGCCGGATGAGGAATGGAAGGCAGTCCAAGCGGAGTGGAGAGAGAGCGTTGTAAAGCGGCCTCAGACCAGCTTTCCGGATCAATCTCACAGCTCGGTTTCGCTGTTGCGTTACTCAAGGAGATCAGAAAGACAAGCATGATGCATGAAAGTGAATAGCGCCTCATCAGGACCTGCCTTCTTCCATCAAAAGTGTCTCCACATCAGTAATCAGCAGGCGTGGATCTATCGTTCCCAATCCATAAATGTTACGGATGTTCCCTTGACGATCAACCAGATACATCCGCAGCAGATGGTTGATTACGTCCTGATCATTAGAGCGATCAACCACTTGGCCATATCCATCCAGAATAGGCTGCAAGGCTTCCATGCCGGACGTCGTCAACACATGCCAGGGGAGCTTTTCCTCTGCATGTTCATCAATCTGCATCGGGTAGGCGAAGGAGTTGATTGCCTCCACCGTATCGCGTGAGGGATCAAAGCTGATAGTCAGCAGTTGAACATCTTCGCGGAGATCCGGAAGCTTCTCGCTGGTCTCGTAAATCTCAAAGAGCGTCGACATAGCAATCGGGCAACCGTTGACATCACCGCACATAAGATAAACGAAACTCACTAGACTAATCTTGCCACCCGTGAGATCGCTCAGGTTCCTGGATATGCCATGAACATCGAGCACATGTCCATCAGGAGCAGCTTTGAACGTGTTCAGGCGATAAGACCCCGGAGCAGGTGGTTCAAACTGGAATTCTTCACTGGCACTGAAGGCTGCTGCGAAGGGACGTGAGGCAGCCGCCTGACTGGTCACCATCGCATACCAAAGCACAGGTACAACCGCAGCAAGACAACTCACTGCAAGGATTTTCTTGAGTAAACGCATGTCACCGACCAGCTTCATGAAACAAGCAGGGGGCAGCGAGAAAGCCGCCCCGTGTCGAACCAAAGTTAGCTTGAGTAAAGCTCTGAGCTGCCGAACCGCATGATGTGCGCACGCCCAAGGCCTAGCTTGTAAAAGTCGATGTTAAAGTCTTCGACGAGTTCTTTGCCATCCCAGCTAAAGGCCCGCAGATATTGCACGTCATCATCACCTTTTTTGTCCCAGTTGGCGAGCAGAGAGGAGGTGAAGTATACGCGTTTGCCGTCCCAGCTCTGACTGACCATATTGACCTGCCGGTCGATGGTTTTCTCATAAATCTGGAAAGGCTTATGTGGGTCGGAAATGTCAAAGAGGCGGGTCTTGCCATCCATGAAACTGTTCACCCAAAGCGTCTGGTCATCAGCTGCGATGGAAATGTCGACTGGCAGTGGAATGTCTGCCGGATTGCCAATATCCGCCACATCCTTGGCCTGCCATTCGCCATCCTCGTCCTCGTAGATCAGCCAGAGTTTGGAGGTCAGTGCGGTGGTTGAAAAGGCATAGTTCGCATTCGGTCCCCACGGGAAACGGATCTCCAATGGAGCTCCCGGCACATTGAACACTTTGCGTGGCTGGCGTGTATGCAAGTCCCACTGCACGATGGTGTTCCCGAAGCGCTTCATGGCATCGGCATCCTGCAGCATCTGGCCAAAGTCCATCATGTAGTTGGACCAGCCGGTGAAAGAGGAGGTCAGCATGACGTTCTTGCGGATCAGTGCGCGGATATCATACCCATAACCATCGGCAACAGCATCCCCGACGGCAACCGCTCCCTGCATGTTTGCTGTCGTGGGCATCCAGTAGGTCGCCACATAGTCACCGGCATCATTGTACTCTACCAGCGCGGTACGCCCGCCATGATCATCATCATTGGAAAGCCCGGTGATCATCATACTGCCGGGCAGGGCAAAGAAGGTATGTGGACCAACAACACCGCCGGAATCCTTGACGAATGTCTCAATGGTCTTATGCAGGATCGGTTTTGAAGGATCTGTATGTACATCGAAGATAAAGATGCGGTTGGTGTCCAGCCCACCTGTCCAGAAGTAACGACGATCTGCTGAAAACCCTCCATGATGCGCTTCATTGCGCCCACCAACGGACAGGCTGTTGATCACCTGACCACGCGTTGGCGAGTCCGAGCGCAAGTCAACCGTGACCAGTTTATCTTGCTCATCGCCCATGCCTTCCACACCCAGCGTCCAGACATAAACGAACTCTTCCTGTCCCGTAATCTTTGGCATGTACGGAGACTGGCAGGTCTCATCCGCAAAGGCTCTGATTGGAGCCGTCATGGCTGCAGAAGCTGCAACCAACGCAACAAATTCCCGTCTATTCATAATATCCTCCCCAAAATCAATAAATGAGTATTCCGTCGTGCCTCCGGTTAGTTCGAGCGAGCCTCTGAATGCACTCTTTCTGCATCTACAATTGAACAATGCTGTATCGCTGCCGCCGCCCGGATGTTCTCTTCCATCAAAATCGGCAGAATACGGCTATGAAGGTGCGTTTTGATCCGGTTTGTCGGGCCCACAACACCCATACTGAAGATGGAGCCAAGCCGATCCACATTGATCGGAACGGCTACGCTAGTAACACCTTCCTCGATCTCACCATCGCACAGTGCATACCCAGAGCGCCGGACTTGCTCCAACTCTGTCGCGATTTGAGAGGTGTCTGTCAGCGTGTTTGCGGTAAAACCGTGTGGCTCACCAGCCAGCAGTTCCTCACGTAACTCCGGTAAAATGAAAGCAGCAATGGCTTTGGCAGAGGAGCACGCATGGGCTGGCCTGATGCCAAGGCCCGGATAGATGTAGGGGATTGCTGGATCGCTCGGCGTTTCAATGTGAATGAGATCAACACGGCCTCCGCGATAACGGGCCAGAAAGGCTGTCTCGCCAATATCAATGACCAGCCGGTGGATCATAGCCATTACGGCTTTGATAACATGGGAATCGGATTTGCCAGTCAGAGCGATTTTGACAAAGCGAATGCCAAGCACATACCGCTTGCCGTCATCCACTTCATCCAGAAAACCACAGTCCAGCAGGGACGAGAGATTCCGATAAATTGTTGCTCGTGGCAGCTTCGTCATCTGCGCAAGATCATTCGCACTGACAGGCTTGGCAGACCCTGCGACAGATTCCAGAAGCTGTATCAATCGTTCCTGCATAGAAATCTCACAATTCGGACGCTTTGAGCGTAATCTGAGAAAACTTTTTGCAGCAATCCATAAGAAATAATGGATCCAGTTCGCTCTAGCTGAGTGAGGCAAAAACGGAAGTCATGTGAAACGATGTTTCACTTGCAAGCGGCTTCAACTGGCAGATAAGCTGGAAAAATCTGAGGAGCTAGCCTGTAAGCGTGGGGAGTAATCTGCATGTCATTTCGCTCAGCGATTAAATCCAGAATTGCGGAATACATTACAAGTGAAACCAGATTACGCAGAAAACGTGAGACCTTTGAGAAGCAGCGAAAGCGTCAGGGCCATCCTCATGAGGTTCATTACTTCCATCATGTGTCTGACCCATACTCACATCTGGCACTTCAAAAATTGGCAGGCTTCCAAAAGAACTACGCAGTCAAGCTGACGTTCCATCTCATCTCAGGCCCTCCTGCATGGGCAACGCCAGATCGAACCGGCTTGGATGCATATGCGCTCATGGATGCCAACCAACTCGCGGCGCATCTGGGATTATCTGGAGTCTCTCAGCAAAAGCCCAGTGCGGAACGCGTCACCCAAGCTGAAGCTGCTATGGCAGTTCACCTTAGTGAGAGCATGGATATAAGGAAGCTGCAGGACATAAGTAACGCGTTGTGGTCAAACAACGAAATTGCACTGGCCTCAGAAGTGAATGTGGAAGATGCAAAGGCGCAGGGAGATGCCTTGCTTGAAAAGCTTGGCCACTACCTCGGCGCCACATTCTATTATGAAGGAGAATGGTACTGGGGCGTTGATCGGCTCCATTATCTGGAAGATCGTCTGCATCAGCTCGGCTTAGGACCAGCGCCTTCCAGTAACCGAAGAAGCGGCCCGGATCAAGGCGTGAGTGATGCCAGGGTTTCCTGCAATGAAATCGACCTTTTCCTATCCTTCCGAAGCCCCTATTCTTATCTCGCCTTCAACAGAACATGCGAACTCAGCGATCGGTTGGGCGCCAAGCTCAATATCCTCCCCGTGCTTCCCATGGTCATGCGCGGCCTGCCAGTACCACCGGCTAAGCGAAAGTACATTCTCATGGATGCTGCGCGTGAAGCCCGCTCCCACGGCATCCCGTTTGGTCGAATTTGCGATCCATTAGGCCGCCCGATCGAACGTGGCTACTCTCTGCTGCAGTATGCCCAAGAAGAAGGATGTCTCAGAGAATACTGCAGTGCCTTCATGACAAGTGTTTGGTCCGAAGGAGTTGATGCGGACACAGACAACGGACTGGCGAAGATAATAGAAGCAGCTGGACTGGATTGGAGCAAAGCCCGCACCATTGTCGACAACGACGACTGGCGTGTGCAGATAGAAAAGAACCGGGAAAATCTGACAGCTCCCGGTCTCTGGGGCGTGCCAAGCTATCGTGTCGGCACAACCGCAATCTGGGGGCAGGATCGCATTTGGGCCGTCGAGGCCGCTTTGCAGCACACCACGACACCCATCGTTAGCTGTCAGCCTTAACCCAGATAATCCTTAAACGCATTGATGCGTACGGCAAGATCTCGCGGATTCGCAGAGTGTTGGCTCAACTTGGCCAGCAGCCCAACAATCGTCGCGCAGCGAGTGCGCAGTGCTTTGTCTTCCGCTGTAAGCTCGTAGCCGTCAAGTTTCTCATTTTCCTGCAAAGCAGAAACAGCATGTTCAGTCCGGGCAATCGCCTGGGCCAGAACCTTATCCAGGATCACCTGCGAACGACCTTCAAACTCTTTCTGGTCAGTCATGTTGGAAAGGTGAGGGCACATGAAGGTGATGTCCTCAGTAATAGCACTCTTCATGGCAAATGAAACTCGCTTCAAAGCCTTGGAAACCACCGGAGGCATGCGCCCGACAGAGATATCATATCCCGCCATCAGCAGTGAGTTCGGCAGGTTTTCTGAGTACTGCATCAACGCAAGATAAAAGAAACCTGAGCACTGGAACAAATCAATCGCAGCACCTTGCACCGCATCGCTTTTCTCGCTCTCACCGTTCAGCAAAACTGTCAGCTCACTCAACGCATTAAAGCGTTCTTCAATAAGCCGACGTGCATCATCCAACCCATTCGCAAACGCTTTGGGAGACCCACTCGCCACTGGCAAAAGCGGGCTGGAAGTATCAAAAAGATCAGCCAGCGTCCTGGCAGCGATTTCGATTTGTTCAGACAAAGAGAGGCCTCAGGTGATTAGGATAGTCAGTTTATTGCGTATAAGCTTCTCAGTGATGTTTCAATGAGCAGTTTCTCGAAAGAAGGAAACATCACCCGAAAAGACCACAACATCAAAGATTTTGCGTTACAAAATAATCTTAACACAGCCATTCGCTATTGCGTCGCAGGTGAGGTGATATAGGTTTCCTCAAAACACTTTGAGCTGATGCTTGGGTTTGGGGAGGATGTTTTATGTTGGATGCAGCTGTTATGGCTCTGCCGGATAAGCAGCTGGAGGAACTTACGAAAGTTCGCCAGTCGTTGCATATGTCGCCAGAAGCCTCTGGGGAGGAAGAGCAGACGGCACAGTTTGTGGTGGAACAGCTGACGCAGATTGGTGCGGACCGTGTTGTGAGTGGGATTGGCGGTTTTGGTGTTATTGCCGAATACCAAGGGGCTGCTGATGGACCAACGGTGATGATCCGTTGTGA
Coding sequences:
- a CDS encoding selenium-binding protein SBP56-related protein; translation: MNRREFVALVAASAAMTAPIRAFADETCQSPYMPKITGQEEFVYVWTLGVEGMGDEQDKLVTVDLRSDSPTRGQVINSLSVGGRNEAHHGGFSADRRYFWTGGLDTNRIFIFDVHTDPSKPILHKTIETFVKDSGGVVGPHTFFALPGSMMITGLSNDDDHGGRTALVEYNDAGDYVATYWMPTTANMQGAVAVGDAVADGYGYDIRALIRKNVMLTSSFTGWSNYMMDFGQMLQDADAMKRFGNTIVQWDLHTRQPRKVFNVPGAPLEIRFPWGPNANYAFSTTALTSKLWLIYEDEDGEWQAKDVADIGNPADIPLPVDISIAADDQTLWVNSFMDGKTRLFDISDPHKPFQIYEKTIDRQVNMVSQSWDGKRVYFTSSLLANWDKKGDDDVQYLRAFSWDGKELVEDFNIDFYKLGLGRAHIMRFGSSELYSS
- a CDS encoding IclR family transcriptional regulator; this encodes MQERLIQLLESVAGSAKPVSANDLAQMTKLPRATIYRNLSSLLDCGFLDEVDDGKRYVLGIRFVKIALTGKSDSHVIKAVMAMIHRLVIDIGETAFLARYRGGRVDLIHIETPSDPAIPYIYPGLGIRPAHACSSAKAIAAFILPELREELLAGEPHGFTANTLTDTSQIATELEQVRRSGYALCDGEIEEGVTSVAVPINVDRLGSIFSMGVVGPTNRIKTHLHSRILPILMEENIRAAAAIQHCSIVDAERVHSEARSN
- a CDS encoding SCO family protein, encoding MRLLKKILAVSCLAAVVPVLWYAMVTSQAAASRPFAAAFSASEEFQFEPPAPGSYRLNTFKAAPDGHVLDVHGISRNLSDLTGGKISLVSFVYLMCGDVNGCPIAMSTLFEIYETSEKLPDLREDVQLLTISFDPSRDTVEAINSFAYPMQIDEHAEEKLPWHVLTTSGMEALQPILDGYGQVVDRSNDQDVINHLLRMYLVDRQGNIRNIYGLGTIDPRLLITDVETLLMEEGRS
- a CDS encoding DsbA family protein, yielding MSFRSAIKSRIAEYITSETRLRRKRETFEKQRKRQGHPHEVHYFHHVSDPYSHLALQKLAGFQKNYAVKLTFHLISGPPAWATPDRTGLDAYALMDANQLAAHLGLSGVSQQKPSAERVTQAEAAMAVHLSESMDIRKLQDISNALWSNNEIALASEVNVEDAKAQGDALLEKLGHYLGATFYYEGEWYWGVDRLHYLEDRLHQLGLGPAPSSNRRSGPDQGVSDARVSCNEIDLFLSFRSPYSYLAFNRTCELSDRLGAKLNILPVLPMVMRGLPVPPAKRKYILMDAAREARSHGIPFGRICDPLGRPIERGYSLLQYAQEEGCLREYCSAFMTSVWSEGVDADTDNGLAKIIEAAGLDWSKARTIVDNDDWRVQIEKNRENLTAPGLWGVPSYRVGTTAIWGQDRIWAVEAALQHTTTPIVSCQP
- a CDS encoding cytochrome-c peroxidase — encoded protein: MRRYSLSCIMLVFLISLSNATAKPSCEIDPESWSEAALQRSLSTPLGLPSIPHPADNPPTRAKIELGRKLFFDRRLSINRTMSCAMCHVPEQGFTNWELSTAIGVEGRSIKRNSPSILNVGYLSALFHDGRDPSLETQFISPLTARNEMANPSAGNVVSLLNSLPEYTPLFDAAFGAHASLDRIGMALGAYQRSVIAGNSPFDQWHYGGNEAAVSNAAKRGFEIFTGKGGCSGCHLIEEDYALFTDEQFHDTGYGQMRENERQNPPSSIPVQVAPGVVHQMDFSKVLSVSAKREADLGRYEVTEVPSDRWKFRTPTLRNLTITPPYMHDGHFSTLTDVVRFYDQGGSGLPGQDPRIHPLKLTGTERMDLEAFLRSLTSPDLDCLTTEARVEQPDNY